From Nicotiana tabacum cultivar K326 chromosome 22, ASM71507v2, whole genome shotgun sequence, one genomic window encodes:
- the LOC142176086 gene encoding secreted RxLR effector protein 161-like, with translation MVIHVDDILLATNDLGLMNETKQFLSRSDMKDLSEASFVLGIEIKKDKSHGLLGLSQRSYIESVIKTFNMQDCRPGVTPVVKGDKLSKDQCPKNKVEMRTIKDMPYACVVGCLMYIQVCTRPDIAFAVNMLGRFSSNPGWVHWVAAKKVMRYLQRIKDFMLVYKKVDDLDLLVYSDYDFVGCQDTMKSTSGYIFMLGGGAIS, from the coding sequence ATGGTTATCCATGTTGATGATATTCTTCTTGCCACAAATGATTTGGGCTTGATGAATGAGACCAAACAATTTTTGTCTAGGTCTGATATGAAAGATCTTAGTGAAGCCTCTTTTGTTCTTGGGATAGAAATTAAAAAAGACAAGTCACATGGTTTATTAGGTTTATCACAACGTTCCTACATTGAGAGTGTTATTAAAACTTTCAATATGCAAGACTGCAGACCTGGTGTGACACCTGTTGTAAAAGGAGATAAACTTAGTAAAGATCAATGTccgaaaaataaagttgaaatgaGAACCATCAAAGATATGCCATATGCATGTGTTGTTGGTTGTTTGATGTACATACAGGTTTGTACAAGACCTGATATTGCATTTGCTGTTAACATGTTGGGAAGATTTTCTTCTAATCCTGGGTGGGTACATTGGGTGGCtgcaaagaaagtgatgagatatcTACAACGCATTAAAGACTTCATGCTTGTGTACAAAAAGGTTGATGATCTGGATCTTCTAGTATATTCAGATTATGATTTTGTAGGTTGTCAAGACACTATGAAATCAACTTCTGGGTATATTTTTATGTTGGGCGGAGGTGCTATTTcttga